The proteins below are encoded in one region of Bacillus alveayuensis:
- a CDS encoding large subunit ribosomal protein L19 (product_source=KO:K02884; cog=COG0335; ko=KO:K02884; pfam=PF01245; superfamily=50104; tigrfam=TIGR01024): MHKLIQEITKDQLRTDLPDFRPGDTVRVHVKVVEGSRERIQVFEGVVIKRRGGGISETFTVRKISYGVGVERTFPLHTPKIAKLEVVRRGKVRRAKLYYLRNLRGKAARIKER; the protein is encoded by the coding sequence ATGCATAAATTAATCCAAGAAATTACAAAAGATCAACTACGCACGGACTTACCTGATTTCCGTCCTGGTGATACAGTACGTGTACACGTGAAAGTTGTCGAAGGTTCTCGTGAACGTATTCAGGTATTTGAAGGCGTTGTGATTAAGCGTCGTGGCGGAGGAATTAGCGAGACATTTACCGTCCGTAAAATTTCTTACGGTGTAGGTGTTGAGCGTACATTCCCATTACACACACCAAAAATTGCTAAACTTGAAGTTGTTCGCCGTGGTAAGGTTCGTCGTGCTAAGCTTTATTATTTACGTAACTTACGCGGAAAAGCAGCTCGAATCAAAGAAAGATAA
- a CDS encoding succinyl-CoA synthetase alpha subunit (product_source=KO:K01902; cath_funfam=3.40.50.261,3.40.50.720; cog=COG0074; ko=KO:K01902; pfam=PF00549,PF02629; smart=SM00881; superfamily=51735,52210; tigrfam=TIGR01019), with translation MSVFINKDTKVIVQGITGSTALFHTKQMLEYGTKIVGGTSPGKGGTEVEGVPVFNTVEDAVKETGANASVIYVPAPFAADAIMEAVDAELEIVICITEHIPVLDMVKVKRYMEGKKTRLIGPNCPGVITPGECKIGIMPGYIHTKGHVGVVSRSGTLTYEAVHQLSNAGIGQSTAVGIGGDPVNGTNFIDVLKAFNEDPETYAVMMIGEIGGTAEEEAALWIKENMTKPVVGFIGGQTAPPGKRMGHAGAIISGGKGTASEKIKTMNECGIKVAETPAVMGETLISVLKEKGLYEKCKTH, from the coding sequence ATGAGTGTATTTATTAATAAAGATACAAAAGTAATTGTTCAAGGAATTACTGGTTCAACAGCATTATTTCATACGAAACAAATGCTAGAGTACGGAACAAAAATTGTAGGCGGTACTTCACCTGGTAAAGGTGGTACAGAAGTGGAAGGGGTTCCTGTTTTTAATACAGTTGAAGATGCTGTAAAAGAAACAGGAGCTAACGCATCTGTCATTTATGTACCTGCACCATTTGCAGCTGATGCGATTATGGAAGCGGTCGATGCAGAGCTTGAAATTGTCATTTGTATTACTGAACATATTCCAGTTTTAGATATGGTGAAAGTGAAACGTTACATGGAAGGAAAGAAAACACGTTTAATTGGTCCAAATTGTCCTGGTGTGATTACGCCTGGAGAATGTAAAATTGGCATTATGCCTGGATATATTCATACAAAGGGCCACGTCGGGGTTGTTTCACGTTCTGGAACGTTGACATATGAAGCGGTACATCAACTGTCAAATGCAGGAATTGGCCAATCAACAGCAGTTGGTATCGGTGGCGACCCTGTAAACGGAACAAACTTCATCGATGTATTAAAAGCCTTTAATGAAGACCCTGAAACGTATGCCGTTATGATGATTGGAGAAATTGGCGGTACAGCTGAAGAAGAAGCGGCATTATGGATTAAAGAAAATATGACGAAGCCTGTAGTTGGCTTTATCGGCGGTCAAACTGCACCTCCAGGAAAACGGATGGGGCATGCTGGCGCAATTATTTCAGGTGGGAAAGGTACAGCTAGTGAAAAAATTAAAACAATGAATGAATGTGGAATTAAAGTGGCAGAAACACCAGCTGTCATGGGTGAAACGTTAATTTCTGTTTTAAAAGAAAAAGGACTATATGAGAAATGTAAAACTCATTAA
- a CDS encoding DNA topoisomerase-1 (product_source=KO:K03168; cath_funfam=1.10.460.10,2.20.25.10,3.30.65.10,3.40.50.140; cog=COG0550; ko=KO:K03168; pfam=PF01131,PF01396,PF01751; smart=SM00436,SM00437,SM00493; superfamily=56712; tigrfam=TIGR01051) — translation MPDYLVIVESPAKAKTIERYLGKKYKVKASMGHVRDLPKSQMGVDVKQNYKPKYITIRGKGSVLKELKSAAKKAKKVFLAADPDREGEAIAWHLAHSLDIDIHSNCRVVFNEITRDAIKESFKHPRAINMDLVDAQQARRILDRLVGYNISPLLWKKVKKGLSAGRVQSVAVRLIIDRENEIKHFTPEEYWTIEAEFLKGKEVFEASFYGMNGKKLELKTEEEVKNVLNEIKGNTFTVTKVTKKERKRNPSPPFTTSSLQQEAARKLNFRAKKTMMIAQQLYEGIDLGKEGTVGLITYMRTDSTRISDTAKKEAANYIEEHYGSQYTASQKKQSKNANNVQDAHEAIRPTSTYRDPNSLKEFLSRDQLRLYKLIWERFIASQMTPAVLDTMSVDLENNGLIFRANGSKIKFPGFMKVYVEGQDDQVQEKNRLLPDLSEGDEVLTKDISPEQHFTQPPPRYTEARLVKTLEELGIGRPSTYAPTLDTIQKRGYVALENKRFVPTELGMIVHELMMDYFPEILDVEFTAKMEHDLDEIEDGKVNWVKIIDDFYQEFVKRLEKAENEMEKVEIKDEYAGIDCDVCGSPMVYKMGRFGKFMACSNFPECRNTKPIVKEIGVTCPKCQKGNIVERKTKKRRVFYGCDRYPDCDFISWDKPIARKCPKCDGLLIEKRLKKGMQVQCIQCNYKEEPQQ, via the coding sequence ATGCCGGACTATTTAGTCATTGTAGAATCACCTGCAAAAGCAAAAACAATTGAACGCTATTTAGGAAAAAAGTATAAAGTGAAGGCTTCTATGGGGCATGTTCGTGATTTGCCGAAAAGCCAAATGGGGGTTGATGTAAAGCAAAATTATAAGCCAAAATATATCACCATCCGCGGAAAGGGTTCTGTATTAAAAGAATTGAAAAGCGCTGCAAAAAAAGCTAAAAAAGTTTTTCTTGCTGCCGACCCAGATCGCGAAGGTGAAGCGATTGCTTGGCATTTAGCCCATAGTTTAGATATCGATATTCATTCAAATTGTCGTGTCGTTTTCAACGAAATCACTAGAGATGCCATCAAAGAATCATTTAAACATCCGAGAGCCATCAATATGGATTTAGTTGATGCTCAGCAAGCTCGTCGCATTCTTGATCGGCTAGTTGGATATAACATCAGTCCTTTATTGTGGAAAAAAGTAAAGAAAGGATTAAGTGCTGGTCGTGTGCAATCTGTTGCAGTAAGATTGATCATTGATCGTGAAAATGAAATTAAACATTTCACGCCAGAAGAGTATTGGACGATTGAGGCAGAATTTTTAAAAGGAAAAGAAGTCTTCGAAGCTTCTTTTTACGGAATGAACGGAAAGAAGCTTGAATTAAAAACGGAAGAAGAAGTTAAAAATGTCTTAAATGAGATCAAAGGAAATACATTTACGGTTACGAAAGTGACGAAAAAGGAACGAAAGCGTAATCCTTCACCTCCTTTTACGACTTCTTCCTTGCAGCAGGAAGCTGCACGAAAATTAAATTTTCGTGCGAAAAAAACGATGATGATTGCCCAACAGCTATACGAAGGGATTGACCTTGGAAAGGAAGGGACTGTCGGTTTAATTACCTATATGAGAACAGACTCAACAAGAATATCAGATACAGCCAAGAAGGAAGCGGCAAACTATATTGAAGAACATTATGGTTCTCAATATACGGCAAGTCAGAAAAAACAGTCGAAAAATGCCAATAATGTTCAAGATGCCCATGAAGCAATTCGACCAACTTCCACCTATCGCGATCCAAACTCCTTAAAAGAGTTTTTAAGCCGAGATCAATTACGGTTATATAAGCTCATATGGGAACGTTTTATTGCAAGTCAAATGACTCCTGCTGTTCTCGATACAATGAGTGTTGATTTGGAAAACAACGGTTTGATTTTCCGAGCAAACGGTTCGAAAATTAAATTTCCAGGCTTTATGAAAGTATATGTAGAAGGACAAGATGATCAAGTACAGGAAAAAAACCGACTTCTTCCCGATTTATCAGAGGGTGATGAAGTGCTGACGAAAGATATATCACCTGAACAGCATTTCACCCAGCCGCCTCCTCGATATACAGAGGCACGACTCGTCAAAACGTTAGAAGAATTAGGAATTGGTAGACCATCTACCTATGCGCCGACATTAGATACGATCCAAAAGCGTGGCTATGTAGCTCTTGAAAACAAACGATTCGTTCCAACTGAACTTGGGATGATTGTCCATGAATTAATGATGGATTACTTTCCTGAAATATTAGATGTAGAATTTACAGCTAAAATGGAACACGATTTAGACGAAATAGAAGATGGAAAGGTTAATTGGGTGAAAATCATTGATGATTTTTATCAAGAATTTGTGAAAAGATTAGAAAAAGCTGAAAATGAAATGGAAAAAGTGGAAATAAAAGATGAATATGCCGGAATAGATTGTGATGTGTGTGGTAGCCCGATGGTTTATAAAATGGGCCGCTTTGGAAAATTTATGGCTTGTTCTAACTTTCCGGAATGTCGTAACACAAAGCCAATCGTAAAAGAAATTGGCGTTACGTGCCCAAAATGTCAAAAGGGCAATATCGTAGAGCGTAAAACAAAGAAACGCCGTGTCTTTTACGGATGTGATCGTTATCCTGACTGTGATTTTATTTCTTGGGATAAACCTATCGCCAGAAAATGCCCGAAATGCGATGGATTGCTTATTGAAAAACGTTTAAAGAAAGGCATGCAAGTACAGTGCATTCAATGTAATTATAAAGAAGAGCCTCAACAGTGA
- a CDS encoding succinyl-CoA synthetase beta subunit (product_source=KO:K01903; cath_funfam=3.30.470.20,3.40.50.261; cog=COG0045; ko=KO:K01903; pfam=PF00549,PF08442; superfamily=52210,56059; tigrfam=TIGR01016), which yields MNIHEYQGKEILRKYGVTVPNGKVAFTVDEAVEAAKELGTDVVVVKAQIHAGGRGKAGGVKVAKSLDEVQEYASELLGKTLVTHQTGPEGKEVKRLLIEEGCDIKKEYYVGLVLDRATSRVVLMASEEGGTEIEEVAAKTPEKIFKEYIDPAVGLQVFQARRIAFNINIPKELVGQAVKFMMGLYNVFVEKDCSIAEINPLVVTGDGKVMALDAKLNFDANALFRQKDILEYRDLDEEDPKEIEASKYDLSYIALDGNIGCMVNGAGLAMATMDIIKYYGGEPANFLDVGGGATAEKVTEAFKIILSDENVKGIFVNIFGGIMKCDVIAQGVVEATKQVGLQIPLVVRLEGTNVELGKKILEESGLNITSAESMADGAQKIVSLVK from the coding sequence ATGAATATCCATGAGTACCAAGGAAAAGAAATCCTCAGAAAATATGGGGTAACGGTTCCAAATGGGAAGGTTGCTTTTACTGTAGATGAAGCTGTAGAAGCAGCAAAGGAACTCGGAACTGACGTGGTAGTTGTCAAAGCACAAATTCACGCTGGTGGGCGTGGAAAAGCTGGTGGAGTAAAAGTAGCTAAAAGCTTAGATGAAGTTCAAGAGTATGCGAGCGAGCTGTTAGGAAAAACTTTAGTTACACATCAAACTGGCCCAGAAGGCAAAGAAGTAAAACGTCTCCTTATTGAAGAAGGCTGCGACATTAAAAAAGAATATTATGTCGGTTTAGTATTAGATCGTGCCACATCACGCGTCGTGTTAATGGCGTCTGAAGAAGGCGGAACAGAAATCGAAGAGGTGGCAGCGAAGACACCTGAAAAGATCTTTAAAGAATATATTGACCCTGCTGTAGGATTACAAGTCTTCCAAGCACGTCGTATTGCCTTTAATATTAATATTCCAAAAGAACTAGTTGGACAAGCCGTTAAGTTTATGATGGGACTTTATAACGTTTTTGTAGAAAAAGATTGCTCTATTGCAGAAATCAATCCTCTTGTTGTGACAGGGGACGGTAAAGTTATGGCCCTTGATGCGAAATTAAATTTTGATGCAAACGCTTTATTCCGTCAAAAAGATATTCTAGAATATCGTGATTTAGATGAAGAAGATCCAAAAGAAATCGAAGCATCAAAATATGATTTAAGCTATATTGCTCTTGATGGCAACATCGGTTGTATGGTTAATGGTGCTGGTCTTGCCATGGCAACAATGGACATCATTAAATACTACGGGGGAGAACCTGCCAACTTCTTAGATGTAGGCGGCGGTGCTACTGCTGAAAAAGTAACAGAAGCTTTTAAAATTATTTTATCTGATGAAAACGTAAAAGGGATTTTTGTTAACATCTTTGGCGGAATCATGAAATGTGATGTGATTGCTCAAGGTGTTGTAGAAGCGACAAAACAAGTCGGATTACAAATTCCTCTCGTTGTTCGTTTAGAAGGAACAAATGTTGAATTAGGCAAGAAGATTTTAGAAGAATCTGGTCTGAACATTACTTCTGCAGAATCGATGGCAGACGGCGCACAAAAAATCGTTTCATTAGTAAAGTAA
- a CDS encoding ribosome biogenesis GTPase A (product_source=KO:K14540; cath_funfam=1.10.1580.10,3.40.50.300; cog=COG1161; ko=KO:K14540; pfam=PF01926; superfamily=52540; tigrfam=TIGR03596): MTIQWYPGHMAKARREVTEKLKLIDIVYELVDARIPVSSRNPMIDEIISNKPRIVILNKADMADEKVTKKWLQYFHEQGLQAVAIDSQKGIGLDRIMDLSKERLHDLFSKMQAKGIKPRAIRALIVGIPNVGKSTLINRLAKRNIAKTGDRPGITKAQSWIKVGKELELLDTPGILWPKFEDEEVGLKLAATGAIKDEILNLQDVAVFALRYLIQHYPERLKSRYQFESFSDHVVEIFDHIGKKRGCLMSGGLIDYDKTAELIIRDLRTMKLGRISFEEPDGKE; the protein is encoded by the coding sequence TTGACAATTCAATGGTACCCGGGTCATATGGCTAAGGCCAGAAGAGAAGTGACAGAAAAACTAAAATTAATTGATATTGTCTATGAACTTGTAGATGCAAGAATTCCGGTATCATCCCGAAACCCGATGATCGATGAAATCATTTCCAATAAGCCACGTATTGTCATATTAAACAAAGCCGATATGGCGGATGAAAAGGTGACAAAAAAGTGGCTGCAATATTTTCATGAACAAGGCCTGCAAGCTGTTGCCATCGATTCCCAAAAGGGGATTGGCTTAGATCGAATCATGGATTTATCAAAAGAACGGCTGCATGATTTATTTTCGAAAATGCAAGCAAAAGGAATTAAGCCACGTGCTATTCGCGCCTTAATTGTCGGGATACCTAACGTAGGGAAATCGACATTGATTAATCGATTAGCCAAAAGAAATATTGCCAAAACGGGTGACAGACCTGGAATTACAAAGGCACAGAGCTGGATTAAAGTAGGGAAAGAATTAGAGTTATTGGATACACCTGGAATATTATGGCCGAAATTTGAAGACGAAGAAGTGGGGCTAAAGCTTGCGGCTACAGGTGCGATTAAAGATGAAATCTTGAATTTACAAGATGTCGCTGTTTTTGCTTTACGATATTTAATTCAGCATTACCCGGAAAGATTAAAGAGTCGATATCAATTTGAATCATTTTCAGATCATGTCGTGGAGATCTTTGATCATATCGGAAAAAAACGAGGCTGTCTAATGTCCGGAGGCCTTATTGATTATGATAAAACAGCTGAATTGATTATTCGGGATTTAAGAACAATGAAACTCGGCCGAATTAGCTTTGAAGAGCCGGATGGAAAAGAGTAG
- a CDS encoding DNA processing protein (product_source=KO:K04096; cath_funfam=3.40.1010.10; cog=COG0758; ko=KO:K04096; pfam=PF02481; superfamily=102405; tigrfam=TIGR00732) codes for MANRKILHLLQLDPTLQCLSHISSHELHRLIHIPLPLASTILQQIQRMNVPRLIEDYAKRNIRLITILDPLYPSYLKHISNAPAVLFCKGNVSLLQHKRNISVVGARKATEYGIKLVSSFIRPLVREKWLIVSGLAKGIDSLAHKAAIEENGKTIAVIAGGFNHIYPKEHQQLSDIISKQHLLISIYPPERRPEKWMFPERNQIISGLSLGTFVVQAAKKSGSLITAQFALEEGREVFTVPASIFAEEFAGNINLIRDGATIISSYKDIVNGLLPMMED; via the coding sequence ATGGCGAATCGAAAAATATTACACCTTCTTCAGCTGGACCCTACTTTACAATGCTTATCACATATTTCTTCACACGAACTTCATCGTTTAATTCACATTCCACTTCCACTCGCCTCTACTATACTTCAACAAATTCAACGAATGAATGTCCCGAGATTGATAGAAGATTATGCAAAGCGAAATATTCGCCTCATTACGATTTTAGATCCATTATATCCATCATATTTAAAGCATATTTCAAATGCACCAGCCGTATTGTTTTGTAAGGGGAATGTAAGTCTTTTGCAGCATAAACGTAATATTAGTGTTGTAGGAGCAAGAAAGGCAACAGAATATGGAATAAAGCTCGTTTCTTCGTTCATTCGACCTCTTGTTCGAGAAAAATGGCTAATTGTGAGCGGGCTTGCAAAAGGAATTGATTCGCTTGCACATAAAGCAGCTATTGAGGAAAACGGGAAAACGATTGCTGTGATAGCAGGTGGATTTAATCATATTTATCCAAAAGAGCATCAGCAGCTTTCCGATATCATATCCAAACAACATTTATTAATTTCTATCTATCCTCCAGAAAGAAGGCCGGAAAAGTGGATGTTTCCTGAACGAAATCAAATCATTAGTGGATTAAGCTTAGGGACTTTTGTTGTACAAGCTGCTAAGAAAAGTGGATCACTCATTACCGCACAGTTTGCTTTAGAGGAAGGAAGAGAAGTATTTACAGTACCAGCTTCTATATTTGCTGAGGAGTTTGCTGGGAATATTAATCTCATCCGTGACGGTGCAACGATTATTTCGTCCTATAAAGACATCGTAAACGGTCTTTTACCGATGATGGAGGATTGA
- a CDS encoding hypothetical protein (product_source=Hypo-rule applied; cath_funfam=2.40.50.140) → MDPLSFIRSESFFQGKQVKSDIPKFMDGELITGKILRLLPNDTALLQIGQRTLTARLETPVHALGEYWFQTIVSTQGIKLKVLPRQEKANTSLLEQIISLYRLPPGKHTEALVQTLMKENIPFTKEQIIEAATWFNHYVRNVRLPDSLEAVQHSIVLAIKRKWPLSGGVLRTLLAIYQNTSFKEELKQLLNELQSRQQLQPAALQLKNVLMNLLTEQNALIKHDSTAFNLEQGTIGFSSPSGEKGDQSYLRITDNIITFLKQIPLMLGLRFERLFIHRDIQQLKELSKFALKPLLLASYHEVQDSVLKEKIGEVLFRLQAQTIAAHEQGLVGQYFFEWPLRMDHYLTDFSLNIYGKKREDGQIDPKYCRIVFDLRLPNLKDTIVDIWIQNKVMKVNIYNDALAEKNINPHIQMLKERLNQDEYYLSSVSVKPFQQQKIMQNIQEMIEQTSYQRVDLKI, encoded by the coding sequence ATGGACCCACTTTCATTCATTCGCAGTGAGTCGTTTTTTCAAGGAAAACAAGTCAAATCTGATATTCCGAAATTCATGGATGGTGAGCTTATTACCGGGAAAATATTACGCCTTTTACCGAATGATACAGCTCTTTTGCAAATCGGACAAAGAACGTTAACAGCAAGGCTGGAAACGCCTGTTCATGCTTTAGGTGAATATTGGTTTCAAACAATTGTATCGACTCAAGGAATAAAATTAAAAGTGTTGCCTAGGCAAGAAAAGGCCAATACAAGTTTGCTAGAGCAAATCATCTCTTTATATCGTTTGCCTCCAGGTAAACATACCGAAGCACTTGTGCAAACGTTAATGAAGGAAAATATTCCGTTTACAAAAGAGCAGATCATTGAGGCCGCAACATGGTTTAATCACTATGTTCGAAATGTTCGATTGCCTGATTCTCTCGAAGCCGTACAACATTCAATCGTTTTAGCGATCAAGCGGAAATGGCCTTTGTCAGGTGGTGTTTTACGTACTTTATTGGCCATCTATCAAAACACTTCATTCAAAGAGGAGCTTAAGCAGCTGTTAAACGAATTACAATCTCGTCAGCAATTACAGCCTGCAGCATTACAATTAAAAAATGTGTTAATGAACTTATTAACAGAGCAAAACGCTCTAATTAAACATGACAGCACTGCTTTTAACCTTGAACAAGGAACTATAGGGTTTTCTTCACCAAGTGGAGAAAAAGGGGATCAGAGCTATTTAAGGATAACAGATAATATAATCACTTTTTTAAAACAAATTCCTTTAATGTTAGGTCTTCGATTTGAAAGGCTTTTCATTCATCGTGACATCCAGCAATTAAAAGAACTGAGTAAGTTTGCCCTAAAGCCGCTGCTGCTTGCTTCCTATCATGAAGTACAAGATTCCGTATTAAAAGAAAAAATCGGTGAAGTTCTTTTTCGTCTTCAGGCTCAAACGATCGCTGCCCACGAACAAGGGCTAGTCGGACAATATTTTTTTGAATGGCCGCTCCGAATGGATCATTATTTAACAGATTTTTCACTGAATATTTACGGAAAAAAAAGAGAAGATGGTCAAATTGATCCAAAATATTGCCGAATTGTGTTCGATCTTCGATTACCGAATTTAAAAGATACAATCGTCGATATTTGGATTCAAAATAAAGTAATGAAAGTAAATATTTATAATGATGCTTTAGCGGAAAAAAATATCAATCCCCACATCCAAATGTTAAAAGAACGACTCAATCAAGACGAGTATTATTTATCGAGTGTATCTGTAAAACCGTTCCAACAGCAAAAAATCATGCAAAATATTCAAGAAATGATCGAACAAACATCTTACCAAAGGGTGGATCTTAAAATATGA
- a CDS encoding signal peptidase I (product_source=KO:K03100; cath_funfam=2.10.109.10; cog=COG0681; ko=KO:K03100; pfam=PF00717; superfamily=51306; tigrfam=TIGR02227; transmembrane_helix_parts=Inside_1_6,TMhelix_7_29,Outside_30_182), producing the protein MTKKNEVLEWLKALVIAVVLAVVIRTFFFAPIVVDGQSMMPTLNDQDRMIVNKISTKIGDIKRFDIVVFHATEDKDYIKRVIGLPGDHIEYKNDTLYINGKPYEEPYLEKFKNEVIDGPLTEPFKLEDIIGRKTVPEGEIFVMGDNRRYSKDSRHIGTVSLEKVIGKTNLVYWPLSDFGFVQ; encoded by the coding sequence GTGACGAAAAAAAATGAAGTTCTTGAATGGTTGAAAGCATTAGTGATAGCCGTTGTGTTAGCCGTTGTGATTCGAACATTTTTCTTTGCCCCTATCGTTGTTGATGGACAGTCGATGATGCCGACTTTAAATGATCAAGATCGTATGATTGTCAATAAAATCAGCACGAAAATAGGTGACATCAAGCGATTTGATATTGTCGTATTCCATGCTACAGAAGATAAAGATTATATTAAACGAGTTATCGGCCTGCCTGGCGATCACATCGAATATAAAAATGATACTCTTTACATCAATGGAAAACCTTATGAGGAGCCTTATTTAGAAAAATTTAAAAATGAGGTTATAGATGGTCCTTTGACAGAGCCATTTAAGCTAGAAGACATTATCGGCCGGAAAACAGTTCCTGAAGGAGAAATTTTCGTTATGGGAGATAACCGTAGATATAGTAAAGATTCACGCCATATAGGTACCGTTTCACTTGAAAAAGTAATCGGGAAAACAAATCTCGTCTATTGGCCATTATCTGATTTTGGTTTTGTACAATAA
- a CDS encoding flagellar biosynthesis protein (product_source=KO:K04061; cath_funfam=3.40.1690.10; cog=COG2257; ko=KO:K04061; pfam=PF01312; superfamily=160544; tigrfam=TIGR00789) has translation MNEQKKKKAVALKYDQQKDEAPIVAAKGSGRIAEEIIQLAEEHKIPVQKDEALLELLSEVDVNEKIPEELYKVVAELFAFIYRLDRDVKSP, from the coding sequence ATGAATGAACAAAAGAAGAAAAAGGCAGTAGCATTAAAATATGATCAACAAAAAGATGAAGCCCCAATAGTAGCAGCAAAAGGAAGCGGAAGGATTGCAGAAGAAATCATACAATTAGCTGAAGAACACAAGATCCCGGTCCAAAAAGATGAAGCCCTTCTCGAATTACTTAGCGAAGTGGACGTGAATGAAAAAATTCCTGAGGAACTTTATAAAGTTGTCGCTGAATTGTTCGCTTTTATATATCGACTTGATCGTGATGTCAAATCACCATAA
- a CDS encoding ribonuclease HII (product_source=KO:K03470; cath_funfam=3.30.420.10; cog=COG0164; ko=KO:K03470; pfam=PF01351; superfamily=53098) has protein sequence MQKLTVKEIEAKLLHVKDRHDPFLKNCEQDERKTVQALVKKWLKQYQDVQALKKEFERMKTYEKQLKEKGYQWIAGIDEVGRGPLAGPVVAAAVILPDDFYVLGLTDSKKLSEKKREEYYQKIMDKALDVGVGIVQARDIDKFNIYEATKIAMQKAIHNLKVHKPDYLLIDAMKLPVNIPQTSIVKGDAKSISIAASSIVAKVTRDRYMRQLAEKYPQYGFEHHMGYGTKQHLEALKHFGATKEHRLTFAPVKTYIKR, from the coding sequence ATGCAGAAATTAACGGTAAAAGAAATAGAAGCAAAATTGTTGCATGTCAAAGATCGTCATGATCCATTTCTTAAAAACTGCGAACAAGATGAGCGCAAAACCGTTCAAGCATTAGTGAAAAAATGGCTGAAACAATATCAAGATGTCCAAGCTCTCAAAAAAGAGTTTGAAAGAATGAAAACATATGAGAAACAGTTGAAAGAAAAAGGTTATCAATGGATCGCTGGCATTGATGAAGTGGGGAGAGGACCATTGGCTGGTCCTGTTGTTGCAGCAGCTGTTATTTTACCTGATGATTTTTATGTTTTAGGCTTGACAGATTCCAAAAAATTGTCTGAAAAGAAGAGAGAAGAATATTATCAAAAAATTATGGACAAGGCGTTAGATGTGGGGGTCGGCATTGTACAGGCTAGAGACATTGATAAGTTTAACATTTATGAAGCAACAAAGATCGCGATGCAAAAAGCGATTCATAACTTAAAAGTACATAAACCCGACTATTTGCTGATTGATGCCATGAAACTTCCTGTCAACATTCCACAAACCTCCATTGTTAAAGGAGATGCAAAAAGTATTTCGATTGCCGCAAGTTCTATTGTAGCGAAAGTAACAAGAGACCGTTATATGAGACAACTAGCTGAAAAATACCCTCAATATGGTTTTGAGCATCACATGGGCTATGGGACAAAACAACATCTTGAAGCACTCAAGCATTTTGGAGCAACGAAAGAGCATCGCCTAACATTTGCTCCAGTCAAAACGTATATTAAAAGGTGA